The sequence CCCTACCTTTTTCGAATATCTCACTTCAAAATAAATCTCTCCATCTTTTCTCAAATCTTTTCTCTCTTTTAACTTAAAACCTTTGTCAATACCCAGTATTTGTGCTATAATTTTGTTGCTCATGATATCACTCCTCTCTCTCTTTTTATTTTTTTGTTTTTTGTTCTATGAGGAGTGATATCTTTTTTTATCCCTTTTGTCAAGTATCTCATCAACCATTTTTATTATACAGCCAGAAAAAATTGAAAAAAGAATATCGAAATGATATAATTAAAAAGAAACAGCCTCACGGCAAGTAATGAAGTCAATATTTGCTGCATTATTTTAAGGGAAAACGGTGAAAATCCGTTACGGTCGCGCCACCGTAATCGGGGACGAAACTTACAAAAGCCACTGGAAAGATCCGGGAAGGCGTAAGGAGTAGAGTGATCCGAAAGTCGGGAGACCTAAATAATGCAGGTTTTTCTATCTCTTCGCGCCAAAGAGATAGAAAAAATGTTTAAATGGCGCTAATTTATATAAGGAGGCCATTTGGTATGAGGAAGGTGTTATTTACATTTTTTACGATTTTGTTGTCGGTTGTTTTGACCGCAGAGTATTTGATGGTGGATGATCTTGGAAGATTAGTCTCTTTTGAGGGAGAGGTTAACAGGGTTATTTCCGCCGCACCCGCTGTATCTGATTATATCAAATATTTAGGCTTAGAGGAAAAAGTAGTAGGCGTAACAGATTGGGATACCCATATAGATGCTGAAAAAATTGGTAATTTAGTGCCTTTAAATCTCGAAAAAATAGTTTCTTTGAATCCGGATGTTGTTTTTTTAACTGGAGGGTTTCAAGAACCTGAGATTAGTAGATTGGAAAGATACAATATCAAATCCTTTGTGATTAATCCAGTTAATTTTAATGATATCTATAGGGATATTGTATTAATTGGCAGTATCTTAGGCGAGAGAGAAAAAGCTCAAACTCTTTCAAATAAACTAAGACAAAATGTTTTAAATATAGCCAAAAGTTCTTTCACTTGGAAAAATAAACCAACGGTTTTATATTTAATGGTTCAAAATAATGTAGCTGAAATTTGGACGGCAGGAACAGGCTCATTTGTAAATGAATCAATTGCTTACGCTGGTGGATTAAACTTAGCCGCTTCTTATACGGGCAATAATGGGTTTTTACTGGTTGGCCCTGAATTCGTTGTTGCTCAAAATCCCGATATCATAATCGTTGCTTCCTACTACGAAGGCGACGAGAGTGCAAAAAATACTATCTTGAATGCCGAACAGTTTAAAAACGTAAAAGCTGTTAAAGAAGGGAAAATAGTTATGGTCGATGGTAACAAGATTTCTCAAGCTTCTCCATCACTGATCGATGTCCTTGAACAATTATATGAGTATTTTGGTGAAAACAGATGAGAATCATCAAAAAACAAGGGGAGCTCCCCCTTGTTTTATTTCTCATAACCTCCAGTTTTATTTTAATTTTACTTTTCACATCTTTTGGAAGTGTGAAAGTTCCCGTTAAGGATATCTTCGCCTCTTTAATAGGTAAAAATAGTCACGATATTTACAACAATTTAATTTTAAACATAAGACTTCCAAGAGTGGTTGGAAGTTTTCTTGTGGGCAGCATATTGGCAGTTTCTGGGAATGTTTTACAATTGGTAGTACAAAATCCCCTAGCAGATCCATACGTTTTAGGAATCTCGTCAGGAGCAAGCTTTGGTGCAGTATTATACACAGCGTTGAGCAGCATTTATGGTCTTTCTCTTTTTCTTGGATTAGAAACTTTTTCTTTTCTTTTTGGCATATTTGCAACATTTATTGTTTTAATATTGGCACGACAGGGTAAAAAACTTCCCGTTTTATCTCTAATACTAAGCGGGGTGATAATTAGCTTTTTGTTTAATTCATTTACTACACTTTTTACCGTGATGTACTGGGGAAACTTAATTCACGTCAACACATGGTTGATGGGAAGTACAGCAGATTTAATTTGGAGTGACAATTTTAAATTTATTTTTACACTTATCATTCAATTTATTTTAGTTTTATTATTTTCTAAACAACTGAACGTCCTTTCGATGGGGGATGACATGGCTGTATTCTCAGGGATAAATCCTGATCGATTGAAGCTTTTTTTGATTGTAATAAACGTTTTTGCAGTATCTTTTACTGTGTCACAGGTAGGAATAATAGGTTTTGTGGGGCTTATAATCCCTCATATAGTTCGAATGATTAAAGGGCCGTACTCGTTTGTTTCAAATTTGTACTCAT is a genomic window of Petrotoga mexicana DSM 14811 containing:
- a CDS encoding ABC transporter substrate-binding protein produces the protein MRKVLFTFFTILLSVVLTAEYLMVDDLGRLVSFEGEVNRVISAAPAVSDYIKYLGLEEKVVGVTDWDTHIDAEKIGNLVPLNLEKIVSLNPDVVFLTGGFQEPEISRLERYNIKSFVINPVNFNDIYRDIVLIGSILGEREKAQTLSNKLRQNVLNIAKSSFTWKNKPTVLYLMVQNNVAEIWTAGTGSFVNESIAYAGGLNLAASYTGNNGFLLVGPEFVVAQNPDIIIVASYYEGDESAKNTILNAEQFKNVKAVKEGKIVMVDGNKISQASPSLIDVLEQLYEYFGENR
- a CDS encoding FecCD family ABC transporter permease, producing the protein MRIIKKQGELPLVLFLITSSFILILLFTSFGSVKVPVKDIFASLIGKNSHDIYNNLILNIRLPRVVGSFLVGSILAVSGNVLQLVVQNPLADPYVLGISSGASFGAVLYTALSSIYGLSLFLGLETFSFLFGIFATFIVLILARQGKKLPVLSLILSGVIISFLFNSFTTLFTVMYWGNLIHVNTWLMGSTADLIWSDNFKFIFTLIIQFILVLLFSKQLNVLSMGDDMAVFSGINPDRLKLFLIVINVFAVSFTVSQVGIIGFVGLIIPHIVRMIKGPYSFVSNLYSFFIGGMFLMSADFVSRTLFAPTELPIGVVTSIVGAPIFIFVMRRKEKI